In Microplitis mediator isolate UGA2020A chromosome 2, iyMicMedi2.1, whole genome shotgun sequence, a single window of DNA contains:
- the LOC130663877 gene encoding uncharacterized protein LOC130663877 — translation MVQFFVPLAFAFMASPIYHLDYKSDRERQLTDSTTECIKTTADLKCKAIGSQKTRCAFNNLQIGTSVKSEDPKIDSTLEENAKMSWGCTKSYFCQPFEIVFNETGVASLVMSNRLKNDRISAIWDIANQMNFLWIQNLISNKTSIQEVTTYGECTAEIKTEESNNDERPDRNTPLFETGNFVKSGMVTNFKKIRDVDSCSKGKSKVSDAGNSSLKSFVHTVSISEYKFKSCTENEVQLSFTDKSLSDKYKNCLSVDRIETSSSISKLPEIDYSAYVSVPFLSA, via the exons ATGGTTCAATTTTTCGTGCCCTTGGCATTCG cTTTCATGGCCTCTCCGATTTATCATTTGGATTATAAGAGCGATAGAGAAAGACAACTGACTGATTCGACGACAGAATGTATAAAAACAACAGCAGATTTGAAATGCAAAGCCATTGGATCTCAAAAAACACGGTGCGCTTTTAATAATCTTCAGATTGGCACCTCTGTCAAGTCTGAAGACCCAAAAATTGATTCTACTTTGGAAGAGAATGCCAAGATGTCCTGGGGTTGtactaaaagttatttttgtcAACCGTTTGAAATCGTATTCAATGAGACGGGAGTCGCATCACTTGTGATGAGTAACAGATTGAAGAATGACCGGATTTCAGCGATCTGGGACATCGCTAACCAGATGAATTTCTTGtggattcaaaatttaatttccaataAGACTAGTATCCAGGAAGTGACGACTTATGGAGAGTGCACGGCTGAAATAAAAACAGAAGAATCAAATAATGATGAAAGACCTGATCGTAATACTCCTTTATTCGAAACTGGTAATTTTGTGAAATCGGGTATggttacaaattttaaaaaaataagagacgTTGACTCGTGTTCAAAAGGAAAATCTAAAGTTTCTGATGCAGGCAACAGTTCATTGAAATCCTTTGTCCATACTGTCAGTATTTCGGAGTATAAATTTAAGTCTTGTACAGAAAATGAAGTTCAGCTTTCGTTTACCGACAAATCATTGTctgataaatacaaaaattgtctttctGTTGATAGAATCGAAACGTCATCTTCAATTAGCAAGCTACCTGAGATCGATTATTCTGCTTATGTTTCAGTTCCATTTCTATCAGcatag
- the LOC130663878 gene encoding farnesol dehydrogenase-like: MERWAGKLAVVTGASSGIGAAIAKALATNGLNVLGLARREDKLKELSNLNTSSKHAFHYMKCDLFDESDIIKAFEYADTHFGGVHILVNNAGTVKDGTLGAGKTEDFRKVMDLNVIAPTICIREALKSMRKHKNEAHIFNINSVFGINPTLAPMPINLYPASKFALRALTETLKSEIRQNKDKIRVTGIYPALVKTELLASNGFDEQIYNIAPYLESKDLADCLMFALSAPPHVQIDDIVVNPVRR, translated from the exons ATGGAACGTTGGGCCGGAAAACTAGCGGTCGTCACTGGAGCCAGTTCTGGAATAGGCGCAGCTATTGCTAAGGCACTTGCTACCAATGGGTTAAATGTCCTCGGTCTAGCTCGTCGCGAAGATAAACTCAAAGAGTTATCGAATTTAAATACTTCCTCTAAACATGCGTTTCATTACATGAAGTGCGATTTGTTCGACGAAAGTGACATCATAAAAGCATTCGAGTACGCCGACACACATTTCGGCGGTGTCCATATTCTGGTCAATAATGCTGGGACTGTCAAAGATGGGACACTTggag CCGGAAAAACTGAAGATTTTCGTAAAGTTATGGATTTAAATGTCATCGCCCCGACAATTTGCATAAGAGAGGCTTTGAAGTCAATGCGGAAACATAAAAATGAAGCGcacatttttaatatcaacag cGTTTTTGGTATCAATCCAACTCTAGCTCCGATgccgataaatttatatccagCGAGTAAATTTGCATTGCGCGCACTGACTGAAACACTCAAGTCGGAGATACGTCAAAACAAAGATAAAATACGTGTCACT gGAATTTATCCCGCTCTCGTTAAAACGGAGTTGCTCGCATCCAACGGATTCGACGAGCAAATTTACAATATCGCTCCGTATTTGGAAAGCAAGGACTTGGCCGATTGTTTGATGTTCGCACTATCAGCGCCCCCGCATGTCCAA atCGATGACATCGTGGTTAATCCTGTCAGAcgctga
- the LOC130663875 gene encoding uncharacterized protein LOC130663875, producing MKTLSLIPFVIGLIGFDVCQKESPEVWKFGPEYIFRVGVNLSLTDPQTNKLMCSNVTIGLKCRPFSIKEDERTDALQCHVREAELHNYEMDNASPRKIIESEPKGPMLDIIDDKFEIIYEKRGIKALKIPSSVSEAKLNMFRSIASHLNFGFDKFDKGGERFAFVEVVGPENSTIGECETTFEVSKQIKFKSVRWDSKCGDKLHIETFAYGDKSPMIAMDKTRNINKCTKKSPYMFGAVQEAKNRPPVLNITMVSSVTTFVVAPYGFQSHSQNIATVDFEKNKGNSYENIDLYLESIEPAADEFKRIPSPVTATLFANDPARKE from the exons ATGAAGACCCTGAGTTTGATACCGTTCGTCA ttggtCTTATTGGGTTTGATGTTTGTCAGAAAGAGTCACCGGAAGTATGGAAATTCGGTCCGGAATATATATTTCGGGTTGGTGTTAATTTATCACTGACTGATCCGCAAACAAACAAATTGATGTGTTCGAATGTCACGATTGGTTTGAAATGTCGGCCATTCTCGATCAAAGAGGACGAGCGGACTGACGCCTTGCAGTGTCATGTCCGGGAAGCGGAGCTACACAACTACGAAATGGACAATGCGTCCCCGAGGAAAATAATAGAGAGCGAGCCCAAGGGTCCGATGCTGGATATCATCGACGAtaagtttgaaataatttatgaaaagcGCGGGATCAAGGCTCTGAAGATCCCGAGCTCGGTGTCGGAGGCCAAGCTCAACATGTTCAGGTCAATTGCCAGTCATTTGAATTTCGGGTTCGATAAGTTTGATAAGGGAGGGGAGAGATTCGCGTTCGTTGAAGTCGTTGGGCCGGAAAATTCTACTATTGGAGAATGCGAGACCACTTTCGAAGTCTccaaacagattaaattcaaAAGCGTGCGCTGGGACAGCAAGTGCGGGGACAAATTGCATATTGAGACGTTTGCTTACGGGGATAAGAGCCCGATGATTGCGATGGATAAGACcagaaatatcaataaatgCACCAAGAAAAGTCCTTATATGTTTGGAGCCGTTCAAGAAGCAAAGAATAGACCTCCAGTTTTAAATATCACTatg gtATCATCGGTGACGACATTCGTCGTGGCGCCTTATGGTTTCCAGTCTCACAGCCAAAATATAGCGACAGTTGactttgagaaaaataaaggtaacagttatgaaaatattgatctgTATTTAGAATCAATTGAACCAGCTGCCGATGAGTTCAAGCGAATTCCCTCGCCCGTTACTGCGACATTATTTGCCAACGATCCTGCGCgcaaggaataa